The following coding sequences are from one Ancylobacter sp. TS-1 window:
- the hflX gene encoding GTPase HflX codes for MRRPAGDATRVVVIVPNLTRRGAGDEAVHRSPEARLDEAVGLVLAIDLKVVGQLLVGLSQVKPATYLGSGKVEEIAGLVKAEEAGLVFVDAPLSPVQQRNLEKAFDAKVIDRTALILEIFGQRARTKEGVLQVELAHLNYQRSRLVRSWTHLERQRGGFGFLGGPGETQIEADRRLIGERIVKIERELEQVKRTRALHRASRKKVPYPVVALVGYTNAGKSTLFNRLTRAQVMAQDLLFATLDPTLRAVQLPGGERVILSDTVGFISDLPTQLVAAFRATLEEVIEADLILHVRDMSHEDAEAQALDVEQVLGDLDIDPDDDHRLIEVWNKIDRLDDEGKARLFNTAARREGDARPIPVSALTGEGMDVLLEAIARRIASGRITLQVKLPPEDGEGLGWLYRHGEVLGRDVSEDGVQRIAFRIAPERRGLVVRRFGAGRVTQGGNH; via the coding sequence GTGCGCCGGCCGGCCGGCGATGCCACCCGCGTCGTGGTGATCGTGCCGAATCTGACACGCCGCGGAGCGGGGGACGAGGCGGTCCACCGCTCGCCCGAGGCGCGTCTGGATGAGGCGGTCGGCCTCGTGCTGGCCATCGACCTGAAGGTCGTCGGCCAGCTTCTGGTCGGTCTCAGCCAGGTAAAGCCTGCCACCTATCTCGGCAGCGGCAAGGTCGAGGAGATCGCCGGCCTCGTGAAGGCGGAGGAGGCGGGGCTGGTCTTCGTCGACGCGCCGCTCAGTCCGGTGCAGCAGCGAAACCTCGAAAAAGCGTTTGACGCCAAGGTTATAGATCGAACGGCTCTCATTCTGGAAATCTTCGGTCAGCGCGCACGGACCAAGGAAGGTGTGCTTCAGGTTGAACTCGCTCACCTGAATTATCAGCGCAGCCGGCTGGTGCGGTCCTGGACCCATCTGGAGCGCCAGCGCGGCGGCTTCGGCTTCCTCGGCGGCCCCGGCGAGACACAGATCGAGGCCGACCGGCGGCTGATCGGCGAGCGCATCGTCAAGATCGAGCGCGAGCTGGAGCAGGTAAAGCGTACCCGCGCTTTGCACCGCGCCAGCCGCAAGAAGGTGCCTTATCCCGTCGTCGCGCTGGTCGGTTACACCAATGCCGGCAAGTCGACGCTGTTCAACCGGCTGACCCGGGCGCAGGTGATGGCGCAGGATCTGCTCTTCGCCACGCTCGACCCGACGCTGCGCGCCGTGCAGCTTCCCGGCGGCGAGCGGGTGATCCTGTCCGACACGGTGGGCTTCATCTCCGACCTGCCGACCCAGCTCGTCGCGGCCTTCCGGGCGACGCTGGAGGAGGTGATCGAGGCCGACCTGATCCTGCATGTGCGCGACATGTCGCACGAGGACGCGGAGGCGCAGGCGCTCGATGTCGAGCAGGTGCTGGGCGATCTCGATATCGACCCGGACGACGATCATCGCCTGATCGAGGTGTGGAACAAGATCGACCGGCTCGACGACGAGGGCAAGGCGCGCCTGTTCAACACGGCCGCCCGACGCGAGGGCGACGCCCGGCCGATCCCGGTGTCGGCGCTGACGGGCGAGGGGATGGACGTGTTGCTGGAGGCGATCGCGCGGCGCATCGCGTCCGGCCGCATCACGCTTCAGGTGAAGCTCCCGCCGGAGGACGGCGAGGGCCTCGGCTGGCTCTATCGCCATGGCGAGGTTCTGGGGCGCGACGTCTCGGAGGACGGCGTGCAGCGCATCGCGTTCCGCATCGCGCCGGAAAGGCGCGGCCTCGTGGTCCGGCGCTTCGGCGCCGGGCGGGTGACGCAGGGCGGCAATCACTGA
- the hfq gene encoding RNA chaperone Hfq, whose translation MAAERSQNLQDTFLNHVRKNKTPLTIFLVNGVKLQGVVTWFDNFCVLLRRDGHSQLVYKHAISTIMPGHPVQLFEPDETGEKG comes from the coding sequence ATGGCCGCGGAACGTTCGCAGAACCTCCAGGACACCTTTCTCAACCACGTCCGCAAGAACAAGACGCCGCTCACCATCTTTCTGGTCAACGGTGTGAAGCTCCAGGGAGTTGTCACCTGGTTCGATAATTTCTGCGTGCTGCTGCGCCGGGACGGCCATTCGCAGCTCGTCTACAAGCATGCCATTTCGACCATCATGCCCGGCCATCCGGTTCAGCTTTTCGAACCGGACGAGACCGGCGAGAAGGGCTGA
- a CDS encoding D-amino-acid transaminase, with protein sequence MSRIAYVNGLYVPHADAFVHVEDRGYQFADGVYEVCEVRGGYMVDERRHMERLARSLDAIHIAMPMPLAALGVVLRETIRRNRVRDGFVYLQITRGVARRDHYFPDPEVPPSIVVTARAVDPAKGETTAGQGIAIITVPDNRWERVDIKTTGLLPNVLAKEAAKQAGAREAWFVDAAGHVTEGGSTNAWIVTGEGRLVTRPAESGILRGITRTVMLEVAEQLQLRVEERPFTVAEALAAREAFVTSATNFATPVVRIDGHSIGDGTPGPVARALRANYHRTAEIAR encoded by the coding sequence ATGTCGCGCATCGCCTATGTGAACGGACTTTACGTGCCGCATGCCGACGCCTTCGTGCATGTCGAGGATCGCGGCTACCAGTTTGCCGACGGCGTGTACGAGGTCTGCGAGGTGCGCGGCGGGTACATGGTGGACGAGCGCCGCCACATGGAGCGTCTCGCCCGCTCGCTCGACGCCATTCACATCGCCATGCCGATGCCGCTCGCCGCGCTCGGCGTGGTGCTGCGCGAGACGATCCGGCGCAACCGCGTGCGCGACGGCTTCGTCTATCTCCAGATCACGCGCGGCGTGGCGCGCCGCGACCATTATTTCCCCGATCCGGAGGTGCCGCCGTCCATCGTCGTCACCGCCCGAGCGGTCGATCCTGCCAAGGGCGAGACCACGGCGGGGCAGGGGATCGCCATCATCACCGTTCCCGACAATCGCTGGGAGCGGGTGGACATCAAGACCACCGGCCTGCTGCCCAATGTGCTCGCCAAGGAGGCCGCGAAGCAGGCCGGCGCGCGCGAGGCGTGGTTCGTCGATGCCGCTGGCCACGTCACCGAGGGCGGCTCGACCAATGCGTGGATCGTGACGGGCGAGGGGCGGCTGGTGACGCGCCCGGCCGAGAGCGGCATCCTGCGCGGGATCACCCGTACGGTCATGCTGGAGGTAGCCGAGCAGCTTCAGCTGCGCGTCGAGGAGCGGCCCTTCACCGTCGCCGAGGCGCTGGCCGCGCGCGAGGCCTTCGTGACCTCAGCGACCAATTTCGCGACGCCGGTGGTGCGAATCGACGGCCATTCCATCGGCGACGGCACGCCCGGTCCGGTGGCGCGCGCCCTGCGCGCGAACTACCACAGGACGGCGGAGATCGCCCGCTGA
- a CDS encoding TrkH family potassium uptake protein, producing MIAVARHSALTAGVMAWFLLIAALVALFRNEPGADVFFATALLTVFGAGAVHLAVRNRGGRLDRRGAYGLLVVIWLGVPTIAAFPIAATTSLGPMHAWLEAVSAFTTTGPVQIHGIADVPRATLGWLLTLQWAGGLLTLLGFVAVLGPAGIGGLPDRSARANLRGVTEQTALDDALRLVLPVYLGATLLCTAMLFAVGVGLFDALGLAGAALSTGGMLPDADGIAAYGHFAVKAVLIVFMLVGGTSILWHRMLLSRRLRMALGQYENMALLALCLVVGIAAAAIGFRTPGSVLSLPLALEDGMFTAVSLVTTTGIEPHGGAFASLPLALVITLVFIGGASFSTAGGIKIYRAGTMALQSYLELERLVHPHAVHPRRLGQQSVTLQMMKAIWIMFGVACTAIAGLTVAIAPAMPSFESAFVAIVSALSNVGPVYAVAWQPGVAWPDWGALPAYAQLILALAMILGRLEILVVLGLANFALWRR from the coding sequence ATGATCGCGGTCGCCCGCCACAGCGCGCTCACCGCCGGGGTCATGGCGTGGTTCCTGCTGATCGCCGCGCTGGTGGCGCTGTTCCGCAACGAGCCCGGCGCCGATGTCTTCTTCGCCACCGCGCTGCTGACGGTGTTCGGCGCCGGCGCCGTTCATCTGGCCGTGCGCAACCGTGGCGGGCGGCTCGACCGGCGCGGGGCGTATGGCCTGCTGGTCGTCATCTGGCTCGGCGTGCCGACCATTGCCGCCTTTCCCATCGCCGCCACCACCTCGCTGGGGCCGATGCATGCCTGGCTTGAGGCGGTGTCCGCCTTCACCACCACCGGCCCGGTGCAGATCCACGGGATCGCCGACGTACCGCGCGCGACCCTCGGCTGGCTGCTGACGCTGCAATGGGCGGGCGGGCTGCTGACGCTGCTGGGCTTCGTCGCCGTGCTCGGCCCCGCCGGCATCGGCGGGCTGCCGGACCGCAGCGCCCGCGCCAATCTGCGCGGCGTCACCGAGCAGACCGCGCTCGACGACGCGCTGCGGCTGGTGCTGCCGGTCTACCTCGGGGCGACCCTGCTGTGCACGGCGATGCTCTTCGCCGTCGGCGTCGGCCTGTTCGACGCGCTCGGGCTGGCGGGGGCGGCGCTGTCCACCGGCGGGATGCTGCCCGACGCAGACGGCATCGCCGCCTATGGCCATTTCGCGGTGAAGGCGGTGCTGATCGTCTTCATGCTGGTCGGCGGCACCAGCATATTGTGGCACCGCATGCTGCTCTCCCGCCGCCTGCGCATGGCGCTCGGCCAGTATGAGAACATGGCGCTGCTGGCCCTGTGCCTCGTGGTCGGCATCGCGGCGGCGGCGATCGGCTTCCGCACGCCCGGCAGCGTGCTGTCGCTGCCCCTCGCGCTGGAGGACGGCATGTTCACGGCGGTCTCGCTCGTCACCACGACGGGGATCGAGCCGCATGGCGGCGCCTTCGCCAGCCTGCCGCTGGCGCTGGTCATAACGCTCGTCTTCATCGGTGGCGCCAGTTTCTCGACGGCCGGTGGCATCAAGATCTATCGCGCCGGAACCATGGCTCTGCAGAGCTATCTGGAGCTGGAGCGCCTCGTGCATCCCCATGCCGTGCATCCGCGCCGGCTCGGCCAGCAGAGCGTGACGCTGCAAATGATGAAGGCGATCTGGATCATGTTCGGCGTCGCCTGCACCGCGATCGCCGGTCTGACCGTCGCCATCGCCCCGGCGATGCCGAGCTTCGAGTCCGCCTTCGTCGCCATCGTGTCGGCGCTGAGCAATGTCGGGCCGGTCTACGCCGTCGCCTGGCAGCCGGGCGTGGCGTGGCCGGACTGGGGAGCGCTGCCGGCCTACGCCCAGCTTATACTCGCGCTGGCCATGATTCTCGGCCGGCTGGAGATCCTCGTGGTGCTGGGTCTCGCCAATTTCGCGCTGTGGCGGCGTTAA
- the trkA gene encoding Trk system potassium transporter TrkA produces the protein MKVVICGAGQVGFGIAERLAAEQNDVSIIDTSPRLIQAVTDTLDVRGFVGHGSHPDVLARAGLEAADMLIAVTLHDEVNMIACQVGHALFDVPTKIARVRAQSYLQGHWRDLFSRDHLPIDVVISPEIEVGEMVLRRLSLPGAVDTVSFADSNVVVVGVRCQEDCPVLDTPLRQLTDLFPDLQAVVVAVNRNGKTFVPRSTDSLLAGDLAYFVAQSDQVSRTLSIFGHDEPPAQRIVIGGGGNIGLYVARELELRNPKARVKLIEDNQARAEEIAQELSRTVVLRGSALDRNILEEASVRDADTVIAVTNDDRVNILSCLLSRELGARRMLSLLNDPAYPAFARGLGIDAYVNPRQITVSKILQYVRKGRIRGVHSLLNGAGEVIEAEALETSPLVGKPLKQLDLFDGMRIGAVIRAGRVLLPRGDTVIQARDRVVLFALADKVKRVEQLFRVSLEFF, from the coding sequence ATGAAGGTCGTCATTTGCGGGGCGGGGCAGGTGGGGTTCGGCATCGCCGAGCGGCTCGCCGCCGAGCAGAACGACGTCTCCATCATCGACACGTCCCCCCGCCTCATCCAGGCCGTGACCGACACGCTCGACGTGCGCGGCTTCGTCGGCCACGGCTCGCACCCCGACGTGCTGGCCCGGGCGGGACTGGAGGCGGCGGACATGCTGATCGCCGTCACCCTGCACGACGAAGTCAACATGATCGCCTGCCAGGTCGGCCACGCGCTGTTCGACGTGCCGACCAAGATCGCCCGCGTGCGCGCCCAGAGCTACCTGCAGGGCCACTGGCGCGACCTGTTCTCGCGCGACCACCTGCCGATCGACGTGGTGATCTCGCCCGAGATCGAGGTCGGCGAAATGGTGCTCCGCCGGCTCTCGCTGCCGGGCGCGGTGGATACGGTCAGCTTTGCCGACAGCAATGTCGTGGTGGTCGGCGTGCGGTGCCAGGAGGACTGCCCGGTCCTCGACACGCCGCTGCGCCAGCTTACCGACCTGTTCCCTGACCTTCAGGCGGTCGTCGTGGCAGTGAACCGCAACGGCAAGACCTTCGTGCCGCGCTCGACGGATTCGCTGCTGGCCGGCGACCTCGCCTATTTCGTCGCCCAGAGCGATCAGGTGAGCCGCACGCTGAGCATTTTCGGCCATGACGAGCCGCCCGCCCAGCGGATCGTCATTGGCGGCGGCGGCAATATCGGCCTTTACGTCGCCCGCGAGCTGGAACTGCGCAACCCCAAGGCGCGGGTGAAGCTGATCGAGGACAATCAGGCCCGCGCCGAGGAAATCGCGCAGGAGCTGTCGCGGACCGTGGTGCTGCGCGGCAGCGCGCTCGACCGGAACATTCTGGAGGAAGCCTCGGTCCGCGACGCGGACACGGTGATCGCCGTCACCAATGACGACCGGGTGAACATCCTGTCCTGCCTGCTGTCGCGGGAACTCGGCGCCCGCCGCATGCTGTCGCTGCTCAACGATCCGGCCTATCCCGCCTTTGCACGCGGCCTCGGCATCGACGCCTATGTGAACCCGCGCCAGATCACCGTCTCGAAGATCCTGCAATATGTCCGCAAGGGCCGCATCCGCGGCGTCCATTCGCTGCTGAACGGGGCCGGCGAGGTGATCGAGGCCGAGGCGCTGGAAACCTCGCCGCTGGTCGGCAAGCCGCTCAAGCAGCTCGACCTGTTCGACGGCATGCGTATCGGCGCGGTGATCCGGGCGGGCAGGGTGCTGCTGCCGCGCGGCGACACGGTGATCCAGGCGCGCGACCGGGTCGTGCTGTTCGCGCTCGCCGACAAGGTGAAGCGGGTCGAGCAGCTCTTCCGGGTGAGCCTCGAATTCTTCTGA
- a CDS encoding sigma-54 dependent transcriptional regulator — MATDILIVDDEADIRGLVAGILEDEGYGARTAKDSDEARAAIEARRPHLVFLDIWLERSKLDGLQLLEIIKRDHPDVPVVMISGHGTIETAVAAIKQGAYDFIEKPFNSDRLILVAERALETLRLKREVRDLKQRAPVAQQLVGHSSVMNQLRQGIERVAPTNSRIMIVGPSGSGKELTARMIHAASARANGPFVVINAAAITPERMEVELFGVESADGQGGGQVGALEEAHGGTLFIDEIADMPRETQNRILRVLVDQNFLRVGGATRVTVDVRIISSTARNLEKEITEGRFREDLYHRLGVVPIRVPPLAERRDDVPELVEFFLEQISQATGLTRRRIADDALAVLQSHDWPGNVRQLRNNIERLLILASGDADVPVTADMLPPDVGSLVPSLPSGNGGEHLMGLPLRDAREVFEREYLVAQISRFGGNISRTAEFVGMERSALHRKLKALGIG; from the coding sequence ATGGCGACCGATATCCTGATCGTCGACGACGAGGCCGACATTCGCGGGCTGGTGGCGGGCATCCTGGAAGATGAGGGCTACGGCGCCCGCACCGCCAAGGACAGCGACGAGGCACGCGCCGCCATCGAGGCGCGCCGCCCGCATCTCGTCTTCCTCGACATCTGGCTGGAACGCTCCAAGCTCGACGGGCTGCAACTGCTCGAGATCATCAAGCGCGACCATCCCGACGTGCCGGTGGTGATGATCTCCGGCCACGGCACCATCGAGACCGCCGTCGCCGCCATCAAGCAGGGCGCCTACGACTTCATCGAGAAGCCGTTCAATTCCGACCGGCTGATCCTGGTCGCCGAGCGGGCGCTGGAAACGCTGCGGCTGAAGCGCGAGGTGCGCGACCTCAAGCAGCGCGCGCCGGTGGCGCAGCAGCTCGTCGGCCATTCCTCGGTGATGAACCAGCTGCGGCAGGGCATCGAGCGCGTGGCGCCGACCAACAGCCGCATCATGATCGTCGGCCCCTCCGGCTCCGGCAAGGAACTGACGGCGCGCATGATCCATGCGGCCTCGGCCCGCGCCAACGGCCCCTTCGTCGTCATCAACGCCGCCGCCATCACGCCCGAGCGCATGGAAGTCGAGCTGTTCGGCGTCGAGAGCGCGGACGGGCAGGGGGGCGGTCAGGTCGGCGCGCTGGAAGAGGCCCATGGCGGCACGCTCTTCATCGACGAGATCGCCGACATGCCGCGCGAGACCCAGAACCGCATCTTGCGCGTGCTGGTGGACCAGAACTTCCTGCGGGTCGGCGGCGCCACCCGCGTCACGGTCGACGTGCGCATCATCTCCTCCACCGCGCGCAATCTGGAGAAGGAAATCACCGAGGGCCGGTTCCGCGAGGACCTGTATCACCGCCTCGGCGTGGTGCCGATCCGCGTTCCGCCGCTCGCCGAGCGGCGCGATGACGTGCCGGAGCTGGTCGAGTTCTTCCTGGAGCAGATCTCGCAGGCGACCGGCCTGACACGCCGGCGCATTGCCGACGACGCGCTCGCCGTGCTCCAGTCGCATGACTGGCCGGGCAATGTCCGCCAGCTTCGCAACAACATCGAGCGGCTGCTGATCCTCGCCTCGGGCGATGCCGACGTGCCGGTGACGGCCGACATGCTGCCGCCCGATGTCGGCTCGCTGGTGCCGAGCCTGCCGAGCGGCAATGGCGGCGAGCATCTGATGGGGCTGCCGCTGCGCGATGCCCGCGAGGTGTTCGAGCGCGAATATCTCGTCGCCCAGATTAGCCGCTTCGGCGGCAACATCTCGCGCACCGCCGAGTTCGTCGGCATGGAACGCTCGGCGCTGCATCGCAAGCTGAAGGCCCTCGGCATCGGCTGA
- a CDS encoding PAS domain-containing sensor histidine kinase has translation MTDASTPDNTRDETVDLGAMGFRFSLWGLAPLAVLLAMLMALASFIILIGITPLVPSQDVVIVVLCLNGLMSLVLVGIIGREVWRIVKARRRGRAAARLHVRIVGLFGIVAVVPALLVAVLASITLDKGLDRWFSVRTRSIVDNAVSVAQTYVREHAYSIRGDILGMARDLQRIRPLWDQDRSRFRQAMTAQAVVRGLPAAMIIDRDLKIIDRSTVRVGREFVVPANLALKDATEEQPLIYLPGDADYVGAVIPLKDFGDLYLYVARSVDPRVIEYLKETQAAVVDYRNLEQQRVGVQVAFAVLYAVISLTVLLCAVWLGIHFANRLVAPIRRLIGAADLVAAGNLFVEVPVRRSEGDLSSLAETFNKMTQELRTQRDDLVQARDQIDTRRRFTEAVLSGVGAGVVGLDSHGRISIINRPAERLLGVAEADVHGSAFGAVVPEVAALLAQAMEAGERSVQGNTTLTRNGRDRVIAVRVTTEQSREAEHGWVVTLDDITELVVAQRTSAWADVARRIAHEIKNPLTPIQLSAERLRRRYGKVIEHDREVFDQCTETIIRQVGDIGRMVDEFSSFARMPKPVAEAQDVGETVRQVVFLMRVGNPDVAIEFEVPEAPLVALFDRRLISQALTNIIKNATEALAAVPPEERGEPPRIRVAVNADERMVSIDVIDNGKGLPTENRARLLEPYVTTREKGTGLGLAIVGKIMEEHGGGIELDDAPDGRGAWIRLRFARDGGPTATNDGRGGGDAAPRRVG, from the coding sequence ATGACCGACGCTTCCACCCCCGACAATACGCGGGACGAGACAGTCGACCTCGGCGCGATGGGCTTCCGCTTCTCGCTCTGGGGTCTGGCGCCGCTTGCGGTGCTGCTCGCGATGCTCATGGCGCTGGCGAGCTTCATCATCCTGATCGGCATCACCCCGCTGGTGCCGTCGCAGGATGTCGTCATCGTCGTGCTGTGCCTCAACGGCCTGATGTCGCTGGTGCTGGTCGGCATCATCGGCCGCGAGGTCTGGCGCATCGTCAAGGCGCGGCGGCGGGGCAGGGCGGCGGCGCGGCTGCATGTGCGCATCGTCGGGCTGTTCGGCATCGTCGCGGTGGTGCCGGCGCTGCTGGTCGCGGTGCTGGCGAGCATTACGCTCGACAAGGGTCTCGACCGCTGGTTCTCGGTGCGCACGCGCTCGATCGTCGACAACGCGGTTTCGGTCGCCCAGACCTATGTGCGCGAGCACGCCTATTCGATCCGGGGCGACATTCTCGGCATGGCGCGCGATCTCCAGCGCATCCGCCCGCTCTGGGACCAGGACCGCAGCCGCTTCCGGCAGGCGATGACCGCACAGGCCGTGGTGCGCGGCCTGCCGGCAGCGATGATCATCGACCGCGATCTCAAGATCATCGACCGCTCCACCGTGCGCGTCGGGCGCGAATTCGTGGTGCCGGCCAATCTGGCGCTCAAGGACGCGACCGAGGAACAGCCGCTCATCTATCTGCCCGGCGATGCCGATTATGTCGGCGCCGTCATCCCGCTCAAGGATTTCGGCGACCTCTATCTCTACGTCGCCCGCTCGGTCGACCCGCGCGTCATCGAGTATCTCAAGGAGACGCAGGCCGCCGTCGTCGACTACCGCAATCTGGAGCAGCAGCGCGTCGGCGTGCAGGTCGCCTTCGCGGTTCTCTACGCGGTGATCTCGCTGACCGTGCTGCTGTGCGCGGTGTGGCTGGGCATCCACTTCGCCAACCGGCTGGTGGCCCCGATCCGCCGGCTGATCGGCGCCGCCGATCTTGTCGCCGCCGGCAACCTCTTCGTCGAGGTTCCGGTGCGCCGGTCCGAGGGCGACCTGTCCAGCCTCGCCGAGACCTTCAACAAGATGACGCAGGAGTTGCGCACCCAGCGCGACGATCTCGTGCAGGCGCGCGACCAGATCGACACCCGCCGCCGCTTCACCGAGGCGGTGCTGTCGGGTGTGGGCGCCGGCGTCGTGGGTCTCGATTCGCATGGCCGCATCTCGATCATCAACCGCCCGGCCGAGCGGCTGCTCGGCGTCGCCGAGGCCGATGTGCACGGCAGCGCGTTCGGGGCCGTCGTCCCGGAGGTCGCCGCGCTGCTGGCGCAGGCGATGGAGGCCGGCGAGCGCAGCGTCCAGGGCAACACCACGCTCACCCGCAACGGCCGCGACCGGGTGATCGCGGTGCGCGTCACCACCGAGCAGTCGCGCGAGGCCGAGCATGGCTGGGTGGTGACGCTCGACGACATCACCGAGCTTGTTGTCGCCCAGCGTACCTCGGCCTGGGCCGACGTGGCGCGCCGCATCGCCCATGAGATCAAGAACCCGCTGACCCCGATCCAGCTTTCCGCCGAGCGCCTGCGCCGGCGCTACGGCAAGGTGATCGAGCACGACCGCGAGGTGTTCGACCAGTGCACGGAAACGATCATCCGGCAGGTCGGCGACATCGGCCGCATGGTGGACGAGTTCTCCTCCTTCGCGCGCATGCCCAAGCCCGTCGCCGAGGCGCAGGACGTCGGCGAGACGGTCCGGCAGGTGGTTTTCCTCATGCGGGTGGGGAACCCGGACGTGGCTATCGAGTTCGAGGTGCCGGAGGCGCCGCTCGTCGCCCTGTTCGACCGGCGCCTGATCTCGCAGGCGCTGACCAACATCATCAAGAACGCCACCGAGGCGCTGGCCGCCGTTCCGCCCGAGGAGCGCGGCGAGCCGCCACGCATCCGGGTCGCGGTGAACGCGGACGAGCGGATGGTGTCCATCGACGTCATCGACAACGGCAAGGGCCTGCCGACCGAGAACCGGGCGCGGCTGCTCGAACCCTATGTCACAACCCGCGAGAAGGGCACCGGGCTCGGTCTCGCGATCGTGGGAAAGATCATGGAAGAACATGGCGGCGGCATTGAGCTGGACGATGCGCCCGATGGGCGCGGCGCCTGGATCCGCCTGCGTTTCGCGCGTGACGGCGGCCCGACCGCTACCAATGACGGCAGGGGTGGCGGCGATGCCGCGCCCCGGCGGGTCGGCTGA
- the ntrC gene encoding nitrogen regulation protein NR(I), whose translation MPTGSILVADDDAAIRTVLNQALSRAGYEVRSCGNAATLWRWVSQGDGDLVITDVVMPDENAFDLLPRIKKVRPDLPVIVMSAQNTFMTAIRASEKGAYEYLPKPFDLKELISIVGRALSEPKKPENALKTLGEDGDNIPLVGRSPAMQDIYRVLARLMQTDLTVMIAGESGTGKELVARALHDYGKRRNGPFVAINMAAIPRDLIESELFGHEKGAFTGANARSAGRFEQAEGGTLFLDEIGDMPMEAQTRLLRVLQQGEYTTVGGRTAIKTDVRIVAATNKDLRILIQQGLFREDLFFRLNVVPLRLPPLRERTEDVPDLARHFFLQAEREGLPRKQIDAAALDRLKRYRWPGNVRELENLIRRLAALYPQEVITASIIEAELSTPIATNAPEETGQDETLSSSVERHLNAYFGGFGENLPPPGLYHRILKDVEYPLLSAALAATRGNQIKAAELLGLNRNTLRKKIRDLDIQIIRTSR comes from the coding sequence ATGCCGACGGGAAGTATCCTGGTTGCCGATGACGACGCCGCCATCCGCACCGTGCTCAATCAGGCGCTGTCGCGGGCGGGCTACGAGGTGCGCTCCTGCGGCAATGCGGCGACGCTCTGGCGCTGGGTCAGCCAAGGCGACGGCGATCTCGTCATCACCGACGTGGTGATGCCGGACGAGAACGCCTTCGACCTGCTGCCGCGCATCAAGAAGGTGCGTCCGGACCTGCCGGTCATCGTCATGAGCGCGCAGAACACCTTCATGACGGCGATCCGGGCCTCGGAGAAGGGGGCCTACGAATATCTGCCCAAGCCCTTCGACCTGAAGGAGCTGATCTCCATCGTCGGCCGCGCGCTGTCCGAGCCGAAGAAGCCGGAGAACGCGCTCAAGACGCTGGGCGAGGACGGCGACAACATTCCCCTCGTCGGCCGCTCGCCGGCCATGCAGGACATCTACCGCGTGCTGGCGCGGCTGATGCAGACCGATCTGACGGTGATGATCGCCGGCGAGAGCGGCACCGGCAAGGAACTGGTCGCCCGCGCCCTGCACGACTACGGCAAGCGCCGCAACGGGCCCTTTGTCGCCATCAACATGGCGGCGATCCCGCGCGACCTCATCGAATCCGAGCTGTTCGGCCACGAGAAGGGCGCCTTCACCGGCGCGAATGCCCGCTCGGCCGGCCGCTTCGAGCAGGCCGAGGGCGGCACGCTGTTCCTCGACGAGATCGGCGACATGCCGATGGAGGCGCAGACCCGCCTGCTGCGCGTGCTCCAGCAGGGCGAATACACCACGGTGGGCGGGCGCACCGCCATCAAGACCGATGTGCGCATCGTCGCGGCCACCAACAAGGACCTGCGCATCCTCATCCAGCAGGGCCTGTTCCGCGAGGACCTGTTCTTCCGCCTCAACGTCGTGCCGCTGCGCCTGCCGCCGCTGCGCGAGCGCACCGAGGACGTGCCGGACCTCGCCCGGCACTTCTTCCTCCAGGCCGAGCGCGAGGGCCTGCCGCGCAAGCAGATCGACGCCGCCGCGCTCGACCGGCTCAAGCGCTACCGCTGGCCGGGCAATGTGCGCGAGCTGGAAAACCTCATCCGCCGCCTCGCCGCGCTCTACCCGCAGGAGGTGATCACCGCCTCCATCATCGAGGCCGAGCTGTCGACGCCGATCGCCACCAACGCGCCGGAGGAGACCGGCCAGGACGAGACGCTGTCCTCGTCGGTGGAACGGCACCTCAACGCCTATTTCGGCGGCTTCGGCGAGAACCTGCCGCCGCCCGGCCTGTACCACCGCATCCTGAAGGACGTGGAGTACCCGCTGCTTTCCGCCGCGCTGGCGGCGACGCGGGGCAACCAGATCAAGGCGGCGGAACTGCTCGGGCTTAACCGCAACACGCTGCGCAAGAAGATCCGGGATCTGGACATCCAGATCATCCGTACCAGCCGCTGA